A stretch of Microtus pennsylvanicus isolate mMicPen1 chromosome 5, mMicPen1.hap1, whole genome shotgun sequence DNA encodes these proteins:
- the LOC142850002 gene encoding glutathione S-transferase P isoform X1, producing the protein MPPYTIVYFPVRGRCEAMRILLADQDQSWKEEVVSIDTWMKGLLKSTCLYGQLPKFQDGDLTLYQSNAILRHLGRSLGLYGKDQKEAALVDMVNDGVEDLRLKYITLIYTKYEEGKDDYVKALPGHLKPFETLLSQNQGGKAFIVGDQISFADYNLLDLLLIHQVLAPGCLDNFPLLSAYVARLSARPKIKAFLSSPDHLNRPINGNGKQ; encoded by the exons A TGCCGCCGTACACCATTGTCTACTTCCCAGTTCGAG GGCGCTGTGAGGCCATGCGCATACTACTGGCTGACCAGGACCAGAGCTGGAAGGAGGAGGTGGTGTCCATAGATACTTGGATGAAAGGCTTGCTCAAGTCCACCTGT ctgtaTGGGCAGCTCCCCAAGTTTCAGGATGGAGACCTTACCCTGTACCAATCTAATGCCATCTTGAGGCACTTGGGCCGATCCCTTG GGCTTTATGGAAAAGATCAGaaggaggctgccctggtggATATGGTGAATGATGGGGTGGAAGACCTTCGCCTGAAATACATCACCCTCATCTACACCAAATAT gaggaagggaaggatgacTATGTGAAGGCCCTGCCTGGACACCTGAAACCTTTCGAGACCCTGCTGTCCCAGAACCAAGGAGGCAAAGCCTTCATCGTGGGTGACCAG ATCTCCTTCGCCGATTACAACTTGCTAGATCTGCTGCTGATCCACCAGgtcctggcccctggctgcctggacaacTTCCCCCTGCTCAGTGCCTATGTGGCACGCCTCAGTGCCCGGCCCAAGATCAAGGCCTTCCTGTCCTCCCCTGACCATTTGAACCGTCCCATCAATGGCAACGGCAAGCAGTAA
- the LOC142850002 gene encoding glutathione S-transferase P isoform X2, translating into MRILLADQDQSWKEEVVSIDTWMKGLLKSTCLYGQLPKFQDGDLTLYQSNAILRHLGRSLGLYGKDQKEAALVDMVNDGVEDLRLKYITLIYTKYEEGKDDYVKALPGHLKPFETLLSQNQGGKAFIVGDQISFADYNLLDLLLIHQVLAPGCLDNFPLLSAYVARLSARPKIKAFLSSPDHLNRPINGNGKQ; encoded by the exons ATGCGCATACTACTGGCTGACCAGGACCAGAGCTGGAAGGAGGAGGTGGTGTCCATAGATACTTGGATGAAAGGCTTGCTCAAGTCCACCTGT ctgtaTGGGCAGCTCCCCAAGTTTCAGGATGGAGACCTTACCCTGTACCAATCTAATGCCATCTTGAGGCACTTGGGCCGATCCCTTG GGCTTTATGGAAAAGATCAGaaggaggctgccctggtggATATGGTGAATGATGGGGTGGAAGACCTTCGCCTGAAATACATCACCCTCATCTACACCAAATAT gaggaagggaaggatgacTATGTGAAGGCCCTGCCTGGACACCTGAAACCTTTCGAGACCCTGCTGTCCCAGAACCAAGGAGGCAAAGCCTTCATCGTGGGTGACCAG ATCTCCTTCGCCGATTACAACTTGCTAGATCTGCTGCTGATCCACCAGgtcctggcccctggctgcctggacaacTTCCCCCTGCTCAGTGCCTATGTGGCACGCCTCAGTGCCCGGCCCAAGATCAAGGCCTTCCTGTCCTCCCCTGACCATTTGAACCGTCCCATCAATGGCAACGGCAAGCAGTAA
- the LOC142850003 gene encoding glutathione S-transferase P-like isoform X2, which yields MPPYTIVYFPFRGRCEVMRMLLADQGQSWTEEVVTMDAWGQGTLKASCLFGQLPKFQDGDLTLYQSNAVLRHLGRTFGLYGKDQQEAALVDMVNDGLEDLVRHIGQVLRNYEEGKAQYLKELPGHLKPFETLLAQNKGGQSFIVGDQISFADYRLLDLLLNHELLFPDCLNDFPLLSAYVARLRARPKLKAFLDSPEHVNRPISARLKI from the exons TGCCGCCTTACACCATCGTCTATTTCCCCTTCCGAG GGCGCTGCGAGGTTATGCGCATGCTGCTAGCAGACCAGGGCCAGAGCTGGACTGAGGAAGTAGTGACTATGGATGCCTGGGGGCAAGGGACACTCAAGGCTTCCTGT cTATTTGGCCAGCTCCCCAAGTTCCAGGATGGAGACCTCACCCTGTACCAATCGAATGCCGTCCTGCGGCACCTGGGCCGCACCTTCG GGCTCTACGGCAAAGACCAGCAAGAGGCAGCTCTGGTGGACATGGTCAATGACGGACTGGAAGACCTCGTCAGGCACATTGGCCAGGTTCTCCGTAACTAT GAGGAGGGCAAAGCCCAGTATCTGAAGGAACTTCCGGGACACCTGAAACCATTTGAAACTCTGCTGGCCCAGAACAAGGGAGGCCAGTCCTTCATTGTGGGTGACCAG ATTTCCTTTGCTGACTACCGACTGCTAGACTTGCTGCTGAACCACGAGCTTCTGTTCCCTGACTGCTTGAATGACTTCCCGTTGCTGTCGGCCTATGTGGCACGCCTCAGAGCCCGACCCAAACTCAAAGCCTTCCTGGACTCCCCTGAGCATGTGAACCGCCCCATTTCTGCTCGCCTAAAGATATGA
- the LOC142850003 gene encoding glutathione S-transferase P-like isoform X3 gives MRMLLADQGQSWTEEVVTMDAWGQGTLKASCLFGQLPKFQDGDLTLYQSNAVLRHLGRTFGLYGKDQQEAALVDMVNDGLEDLVRHIGQVLRNYEEGKAQYLKELPGHLKPFETLLAQNKGGQSFIVGDQISFADYRLLDLLLNHELLFPDCLNDFPLLSAYVARLRARPKLKAFLDSPEHVNRPISARLKI, from the exons ATGCGCATGCTGCTAGCAGACCAGGGCCAGAGCTGGACTGAGGAAGTAGTGACTATGGATGCCTGGGGGCAAGGGACACTCAAGGCTTCCTGT cTATTTGGCCAGCTCCCCAAGTTCCAGGATGGAGACCTCACCCTGTACCAATCGAATGCCGTCCTGCGGCACCTGGGCCGCACCTTCG GGCTCTACGGCAAAGACCAGCAAGAGGCAGCTCTGGTGGACATGGTCAATGACGGACTGGAAGACCTCGTCAGGCACATTGGCCAGGTTCTCCGTAACTAT GAGGAGGGCAAAGCCCAGTATCTGAAGGAACTTCCGGGACACCTGAAACCATTTGAAACTCTGCTGGCCCAGAACAAGGGAGGCCAGTCCTTCATTGTGGGTGACCAG ATTTCCTTTGCTGACTACCGACTGCTAGACTTGCTGCTGAACCACGAGCTTCTGTTCCCTGACTGCTTGAATGACTTCCCGTTGCTGTCGGCCTATGTGGCACGCCTCAGAGCCCGACCCAAACTCAAAGCCTTCCTGGACTCCCCTGAGCATGTGAACCGCCCCATTTCTGCTCGCCTAAAGATATGA